The sequence TGCTATTTCAACCGAAACTTCACGGCCCCAGAGAACACTCGACATCTAGGAATCCACATTCACCAATAAATTAACCCGGTACCGTGCATGGTGACGCCGCTTGGCATCACTCCCAGAATTCGCCAAATCTCAGGGACAAGATTCATCCCAGCGACATTCTCGAAGCCTGGCAGCTCAGAAGGTCATATCAATCAATATGCCATCTGACCAATTACTTGGATCCACGGCAGCATCAATGCTATTCGCCTGCCAGACCTCCTTCGGCCTCCAACGCAGCCGCAATCGCTTCAGGAGACGGCAAAGACGTCTTCTCCTCCTGAGGCAACGCATCATACGTGTAAGAAGAAACCGCTAGCGGCTGTGTCGAACCCTCCAAGGCATACCGCACCGTCCGATCGTTCTTAGACCCACAAACTAAGATCCCCACCGTAGGAGCCTGACGGGGAAGCCTCAACATGTCATTAACCGCAGCGACATAGAAATTCAACTGCCCCAGATGCTCAGGCCTGAACTTCCCAGCCTTCAGCTCAACGACGACATAACGGTCCGATGGCACGTGATACAACAACAGATCAACATAAAAATCATCGCCATCGACATCAAGATGGTACTGCCTACCGACGAACGCGAAACCAGCACCAAACTCGGCTAAAGTCTGCGACAAACGAAGCGTCATGGCTTCTTCAATCGCAAGCTCTTGCGCCTCTTCGGTGAGCCCCAAAAAATCAAAGATCAGGGGATCCTTGGCCAGTTCCTTCGCCAAGTCACTGCCCTGGCTAGGTAAACGAGATTCTAAATTGTTAGGAGCCGCACCTTCGCGTGCATGTAACCGAGTACGAATTTGGTGCTCAAGAACCGCCACCGACCAACCATTCTGAACAGCACGGTGCGCATACCACTGACGCAATTCACCGTCACCAATCTTATTCAGAAGCGCCACGTTGTGAGTCCAGCTCAATTGTCCAGTTACTGACTGGACAATTGAATCTTCATCACCCCACGCTTCGGCAAACGCCCGCATATTGTATAGATTCGTTCTCGAGAACCCCTTCATATGAGGGAACTCAGCTCGCAGATCCCTCGCAATCCTGTCGAACACCTTACTCCCCCAAGGCTGACCAGCCTGACGCTCAAGAATGATTCGCCCGATATTCCAATACAGTTCGACCATGGCCGTATTAACCATCCGCTGCGCCCGATGCTGGGCCCCGTGGATCAGCTCTTTCAAGGTCAACAACGCATCAGAATAGTCAGCAGGAAGATCGCGTTCGATTTGGGACATATATCAACCATAGATGCCGAAGAGACAACATGCCGGAAAAGTTCAGCCACCAACTGGACACTTAACGCATACATCCACAAACTGACACAATGGATGCGACAAAAGTGGGACAGATTCGATCAGTGCCACAAACGGTCGTTTACGTGACATCGGGCATCGAAGAACATGCACATCCGAAAATTGTCACTTAACCCCAATGCTGTTTCATGGAGGTCCGGAAACCCACGAACGCACCACCCCAAGGCTCGTCGTCCTTGACGCTCTTGGACGCGGACCCCCTAGTCTTTGCCTGTGCAGCAGTCCGCTCTCAAAGATCCTACTGCGGGGCGATTCACTAGTACTACCTCAGGTGCGACACTGAGCAATGCACCGGGCCTCTACGTGGGCGCGCCAAGCGAAGGACAACACATGAACAAGCAAACCAAAAAGTTCCTGATC comes from Glutamicibacter arilaitensis Re117 and encodes:
- a CDS encoding PDDEXK nuclease domain-containing protein, whose translation is MSQIERDLPADYSDALLTLKELIHGAQHRAQRMVNTAMVELYWNIGRIILERQAGQPWGSKVFDRIARDLRAEFPHMKGFSRTNLYNMRAFAEAWGDEDSIVQSVTGQLSWTHNVALLNKIGDGELRQWYAHRAVQNGWSVAVLEHQIRTRLHAREGAAPNNLESRLPSQGSDLAKELAKDPLIFDFLGLTEEAQELAIEEAMTLRLSQTLAEFGAGFAFVGRQYHLDVDGDDFYVDLLLYHVPSDRYVVVELKAGKFRPEHLGQLNFYVAAVNDMLRLPRQAPTVGILVCGSKNDRTVRYALEGSTQPLAVSSYTYDALPQEEKTSLPSPEAIAAALEAEGGLAGE